One Cervus elaphus chromosome 28, mCerEla1.1, whole genome shotgun sequence DNA segment encodes these proteins:
- the SMPDL3A gene encoding acid sphingomyelinase-like phosphodiesterase 3a isoform X3, with amino-acid sequence MCDSPYRLIFSALDFIKNSGQKVSFMIWTGDSPPHVPVLELSTDKVINVIANITTTIQRLFPNLQVFPALGNHDYWPQDQLPVVTSKVYNAVANLWKPWLTEEAVTTLKKGGFYTQKVSNNPKLRIISLNTNLYYGPNSMTLNQTDPANQFEWLENILNISQQNKEKVYIIAHVPVGYLPFARDVTAMRKYHNEKLIDIFRKYSDIIAGQFYGHTHRDSIMVLSDKKGNPVNSLFVAPAVTPVRSALEKLTNNPGVRLFQYDPRDYKLLDMLQYYLNLTDANLKGESNWKVEYNLTQAYDIEDLQPKSLYKLAKQFAIQESKQFIKYYKYFFVSYDSSVICQGKCKIFQICAIMNLDVISYTDCLRQYHMKHSL; translated from the exons ATGTGTGATTCTCCTTATCGCCTCATTTTTTCAGCacttgattttattaaaaattcaggACAAAAAGTATCTTTTATGATATGGACAGG GGATAGCCCACCTCACGTTCCAGTGCTTGAACTCTCAACAGACAAAGTCATAAATGTGATTGCTAATATTACAACCACTATCCAGCGTCTCTTTCCAAATCTCCAGGTTTTCCCTGCACTGGGTAATCATGACTATTGGCCACAG GATCAGCTGCCTGTAGTCACCAGCAAAGTGTACAATGCAGTAGCAAACCTCTGGAAACCATGGCTGACTGAAGAAGCTGTTACTACTTTAAAGAAAG gTGGCTTTTATACACAGAAAGTTTCAAATAATCCGAAACTTCGGATCATCAGTCTCAACACAAACTTATACTATGGCCCAAATTCCATGACCCTAAATCAAACTGATCCAGCAAATCAATTTGAATGGCTAGAAAATATACTGAACATCTCTCAGCAAAATAAAGAGAAG GTGTACATCATAGCTCATGTTCCAGTGGGGTATCTGCCTTTTGCAAGGGACGTCACAGCCATGAGAAAATACCATAATGAGAAACTGATagacatttttagaaaatacagTGACATCATTGCAGGACAATTTTATGGACATACTCACAGAGATAGTATTATGGTTCTTTCAGATAAAAAAG GAAATCCAGTAAATTCTTTGTTCGTGGCTCCTGCTGTAACTCCAGTGAGAAGTGCTTTAGAGAAACTGACCAACAACCCCGGTGTCAGACTATTTCAGTATGATCCTCGTGATTACAAATTATTG GATATGCTGCAGTATTACTTGAACCTGACAGATGCTAATCTAAAGGGAGAATCCAATTGGAAGGTGGAGTATAACCTGACCCAGGCCTATGACATTGAAGATTTGCAGCCAAAAAGTTTGTATAAGTTAGCTAAACAATTTGCAATCCAAGAGAGTAAGCAGTTCATAAAATACTACAAATACTTCTTTGTGAGTTACGATAGCAGTGTAATTTGTCAGGGAAAATGTAAGATCTTTCAGATTTGTGCAATTATGAATCTTGATGTTATTTCTTATACAGATTGCTTGAGACAATATCATATGAAGCACAGTTTGTAA
- the SMPDL3A gene encoding acid sphingomyelinase-like phosphodiesterase 3a isoform X1, translating to MARLGALVCCLLAAWHCRPGLGRPLAPAGAGPAVGESSLSFPALELPASRGQSACALSGRRQFWHVTDFHLDPTYHVTGDHTKVCASSKGAKASDPGPFGDVMCDSPYRLIFSALDFIKNSGQKVSFMIWTGDSPPHVPVLELSTDKVINVIANITTTIQRLFPNLQVFPALGNHDYWPQDQLPVVTSKVYNAVANLWKPWLTEEAVTTLKKGGFYTQKVSNNPKLRIISLNTNLYYGPNSMTLNQTDPANQFEWLENILNISQQNKEKVYIIAHVPVGYLPFARDVTAMRKYHNEKLIDIFRKYSDIIAGQFYGHTHRDSIMVLSDKKGNPVNSLFVAPAVTPVRSALEKLTNNPGVRLFQYDPRDYKLLDMLQYYLNLTDANLKGESNWKVEYNLTQAYDIEDLQPKSLYKLAKQFAIQESKQFIKYYKYFFVSYDSSVICQGKCKIFQICAIMNLDVISYTDCLRQYHMKHSL from the exons ATGGCGCGGCTGGGGGCGCTTGTCTGTTGCCTGCTGGCCGCCTGGCACTGCCGCCCGGGCCTCGGACGGCCTCTGGCTCCCGCTGGCGCTGGTCCCGCGGTGGGTGAGTCGTCGCTATCCTTTCCGGCTCTGGAGCTGCCCGCGAGCCGCGGCCAAAGCGCATGCGCTTTGAGTGGGCGCA GGCAGTTTTGGCATGTGACGGACTTCCACTTAGATCCGACTTACCACGTCACAGGTGACCACACAAAAGTGTGTGCTTCCTCCAAAGGTGCAAAAGCCTCAGATCCTGGTCCTTTTGGAGATGTAATGTGTGATTCTCCTTATCGCCTCATTTTTTCAGCacttgattttattaaaaattcaggACAAAAAGTATCTTTTATGATATGGACAGG GGATAGCCCACCTCACGTTCCAGTGCTTGAACTCTCAACAGACAAAGTCATAAATGTGATTGCTAATATTACAACCACTATCCAGCGTCTCTTTCCAAATCTCCAGGTTTTCCCTGCACTGGGTAATCATGACTATTGGCCACAG GATCAGCTGCCTGTAGTCACCAGCAAAGTGTACAATGCAGTAGCAAACCTCTGGAAACCATGGCTGACTGAAGAAGCTGTTACTACTTTAAAGAAAG gTGGCTTTTATACACAGAAAGTTTCAAATAATCCGAAACTTCGGATCATCAGTCTCAACACAAACTTATACTATGGCCCAAATTCCATGACCCTAAATCAAACTGATCCAGCAAATCAATTTGAATGGCTAGAAAATATACTGAACATCTCTCAGCAAAATAAAGAGAAG GTGTACATCATAGCTCATGTTCCAGTGGGGTATCTGCCTTTTGCAAGGGACGTCACAGCCATGAGAAAATACCATAATGAGAAACTGATagacatttttagaaaatacagTGACATCATTGCAGGACAATTTTATGGACATACTCACAGAGATAGTATTATGGTTCTTTCAGATAAAAAAG GAAATCCAGTAAATTCTTTGTTCGTGGCTCCTGCTGTAACTCCAGTGAGAAGTGCTTTAGAGAAACTGACCAACAACCCCGGTGTCAGACTATTTCAGTATGATCCTCGTGATTACAAATTATTG GATATGCTGCAGTATTACTTGAACCTGACAGATGCTAATCTAAAGGGAGAATCCAATTGGAAGGTGGAGTATAACCTGACCCAGGCCTATGACATTGAAGATTTGCAGCCAAAAAGTTTGTATAAGTTAGCTAAACAATTTGCAATCCAAGAGAGTAAGCAGTTCATAAAATACTACAAATACTTCTTTGTGAGTTACGATAGCAGTGTAATTTGTCAGGGAAAATGTAAGATCTTTCAGATTTGTGCAATTATGAATCTTGATGTTATTTCTTATACAGATTGCTTGAGACAATATCATATGAAGCACAGTTTGTAA
- the SMPDL3A gene encoding acid sphingomyelinase-like phosphodiesterase 3a isoform X2 produces the protein MARLGALVCCLLAAWHCRPGLGRPLAPAGAGPAVGQFWHVTDFHLDPTYHVTGDHTKVCASSKGAKASDPGPFGDVMCDSPYRLIFSALDFIKNSGQKVSFMIWTGDSPPHVPVLELSTDKVINVIANITTTIQRLFPNLQVFPALGNHDYWPQDQLPVVTSKVYNAVANLWKPWLTEEAVTTLKKGGFYTQKVSNNPKLRIISLNTNLYYGPNSMTLNQTDPANQFEWLENILNISQQNKEKVYIIAHVPVGYLPFARDVTAMRKYHNEKLIDIFRKYSDIIAGQFYGHTHRDSIMVLSDKKGNPVNSLFVAPAVTPVRSALEKLTNNPGVRLFQYDPRDYKLLDMLQYYLNLTDANLKGESNWKVEYNLTQAYDIEDLQPKSLYKLAKQFAIQESKQFIKYYKYFFVSYDSSVICQGKCKIFQICAIMNLDVISYTDCLRQYHMKHSL, from the exons ATGGCGCGGCTGGGGGCGCTTGTCTGTTGCCTGCTGGCCGCCTGGCACTGCCGCCCGGGCCTCGGACGGCCTCTGGCTCCCGCTGGCGCTGGTCCCGCGGTGG GGCAGTTTTGGCATGTGACGGACTTCCACTTAGATCCGACTTACCACGTCACAGGTGACCACACAAAAGTGTGTGCTTCCTCCAAAGGTGCAAAAGCCTCAGATCCTGGTCCTTTTGGAGATGTAATGTGTGATTCTCCTTATCGCCTCATTTTTTCAGCacttgattttattaaaaattcaggACAAAAAGTATCTTTTATGATATGGACAGG GGATAGCCCACCTCACGTTCCAGTGCTTGAACTCTCAACAGACAAAGTCATAAATGTGATTGCTAATATTACAACCACTATCCAGCGTCTCTTTCCAAATCTCCAGGTTTTCCCTGCACTGGGTAATCATGACTATTGGCCACAG GATCAGCTGCCTGTAGTCACCAGCAAAGTGTACAATGCAGTAGCAAACCTCTGGAAACCATGGCTGACTGAAGAAGCTGTTACTACTTTAAAGAAAG gTGGCTTTTATACACAGAAAGTTTCAAATAATCCGAAACTTCGGATCATCAGTCTCAACACAAACTTATACTATGGCCCAAATTCCATGACCCTAAATCAAACTGATCCAGCAAATCAATTTGAATGGCTAGAAAATATACTGAACATCTCTCAGCAAAATAAAGAGAAG GTGTACATCATAGCTCATGTTCCAGTGGGGTATCTGCCTTTTGCAAGGGACGTCACAGCCATGAGAAAATACCATAATGAGAAACTGATagacatttttagaaaatacagTGACATCATTGCAGGACAATTTTATGGACATACTCACAGAGATAGTATTATGGTTCTTTCAGATAAAAAAG GAAATCCAGTAAATTCTTTGTTCGTGGCTCCTGCTGTAACTCCAGTGAGAAGTGCTTTAGAGAAACTGACCAACAACCCCGGTGTCAGACTATTTCAGTATGATCCTCGTGATTACAAATTATTG GATATGCTGCAGTATTACTTGAACCTGACAGATGCTAATCTAAAGGGAGAATCCAATTGGAAGGTGGAGTATAACCTGACCCAGGCCTATGACATTGAAGATTTGCAGCCAAAAAGTTTGTATAAGTTAGCTAAACAATTTGCAATCCAAGAGAGTAAGCAGTTCATAAAATACTACAAATACTTCTTTGTGAGTTACGATAGCAGTGTAATTTGTCAGGGAAAATGTAAGATCTTTCAGATTTGTGCAATTATGAATCTTGATGTTATTTCTTATACAGATTGCTTGAGACAATATCATATGAAGCACAGTTTGTAA
- the FABP7 gene encoding fatty acid-binding protein, brain has translation MVEAFCATWKLTDSQNFDEYMKALGVGFATRQVGNVTKPTVIISQEGDRVVIRTQSTFKNTEISFHLGEEFDETTADDRSCKSVVSLDGDKLVHVQKWDGKETNFVREIKDGKMVMTLTFGDVVAVRHYEKA, from the exons ATGGTGGAGGCTTTCTGTGCTACCTGGAAGCTGACGGACAGTCAGAACTTTGATGAGTACATGAAGGCGCTTG GTGTGGGCTTTGCCACTAGGCAGGTGGGCAATGTGACTAAGCCAACAGTGATCATCAGTCAGGAGGGGGACAGAGTGGTGATCAGAACTCAAAGCACATTCAAAAACACAGAGATTAGTTTTCATCTGGGAGAAGAGTTTGATGAAACCACTGCAGACGACAGAAGCTGTAAG TCTGTTGTTAGCCTGGATGGAGACAAACTTGTTCATGTACAGAAATGGGATGGCAAAGAAACAAATTTTGTAAGAGAGATTAAGGATGGCAAAATGGTCATG ACTCTTACTTTTGGCGATGTGGTTGCTGTTCGCCACTATGAGAAGGCATAG